A genome region from Arachis duranensis cultivar V14167 chromosome 8, aradu.V14167.gnm2.J7QH, whole genome shotgun sequence includes the following:
- the LOC107463179 gene encoding uncharacterized protein LOC107463179, translating into MSRPGDWNCRTCNHLNFQRRESCQRCGEPRGVGAGGDYGGAFGGRGSSSFGFTTGPDVRPGDWYCTVGNCGAHNFASRSSCFKCGAPKEDSSAAGFDADIPRTRGYSFAGTTAARPAWKSGDWICTRSGCNEHNFANRMECYRCNAPRDSSSSRPPYSS; encoded by the exons ATGAGTAGGCCAGGAGATTGGAACTGCAGGACATGCAACCACCTCAACTTCCAAAGAAGGGAATCATGCCAACGGTGCGGCGAGCCCAGGGGTGTCGGTGCCGGTGGAGACTATGGCGGAGCCTTTGGGGGTAGAGGCTCCTCCTCTTTTGGCTTCACCACCGGCCCCGACGTTCGCCCTGGAGACTGGTACTGCACCGTTGGCAATTGTGGAGCCCACAACTTCGCAAGCAGGTCTAGCTGCTTCAAGTGTGGTGCTCCCAAGGAGGACTCCTCCGCCGCCGGATTTGACGCCGACATTCCTCGAACTAGAGGCTATAGCTTTGCCGGCACCACTGCTGCTCGCCCTGCTTGGAAATCCGGCGACTGGATATGTACTAG GTCTGGATGCAATGAGCATAACTTTGCAAATAGAATGGAATGCTATCGATGCAATGCACCAAGGGACTCTTCTAGTTCTAGACCTCCCTATTCATCCTAG